The Acidimicrobiales bacterium genome contains a region encoding:
- a CDS encoding OB-fold domain-containing protein, translated as MSTSEVLSAPLVLEYPFRRTVGVVQGAFLTGLRDGKVLGIRTTDGRVLCPPVEYDPATGDELTELVEVGTGGVVTTWSWEPEPRAHQPLDRPFAWALIRLDGADTTMLHAVDAGSPEAMATGMRVRVRWADERSGSITDIACFEPESADTDPTPPAPPEHPTDEPVKLIETPARLEYRFTAGQATTRFLHGITEKRILGERCGVCGKVYVPPRGSCPTDGVATSEQVELPARGIVTTFCVVNLQFYGQAMEVPYVCATVLLDGADIGLFGLVQEIPFDQVRMGMRVEAVWVDDEELGPTMTNIKWWKPTGEPDAPYESFREHV; from the coding sequence ATGTCGACCAGTGAGGTGCTGTCGGCGCCGCTCGTCCTGGAGTATCCGTTCCGGCGGACCGTCGGGGTGGTGCAGGGCGCCTTCCTGACGGGGCTCAGGGACGGGAAGGTCCTGGGCATCAGGACGACCGACGGGCGGGTGTTGTGCCCGCCGGTCGAGTACGACCCGGCGACCGGCGACGAGCTGACCGAGCTCGTGGAGGTCGGCACCGGCGGGGTCGTGACCACCTGGTCGTGGGAGCCCGAACCCCGGGCCCACCAGCCGCTCGACCGTCCCTTCGCCTGGGCACTGATCCGGCTCGACGGGGCCGACACGACCATGCTCCACGCCGTCGACGCCGGGTCGCCCGAGGCCATGGCCACCGGCATGCGGGTGCGGGTCCGCTGGGCCGACGAACGCAGCGGGTCGATCACCGACATCGCCTGCTTCGAGCCCGAGTCGGCCGACACGGACCCGACGCCGCCGGCCCCGCCGGAGCACCCCACCGACGAGCCCGTGAAGCTGATCGAGACCCCCGCCCGCCTCGAATACCGCTTCACCGCCGGCCAGGCCACCACCCGGTTCCTCCACGGCATCACCGAGAAGCGCATCCTGGGGGAGCGCTGCGGGGTGTGCGGCAAGGTGTACGTGCCGCCCCGAGGCTCGTGCCCGACCGACGGGGTGGCCACCAGCGAGCAGGTCGAGCTGCCCGCCCGGGGCATCGTCACCACGTTCTGCGTGGTCAACCTCCAGTTCTACGGCCAGGCCATGGAGGTGCCCTACGTGTGCGCCACCGTGCTGCTCGACGGCGCCGACATCGGGCTGTTCGGCCTCGTCCAGGAGATCCCGTTCGACCAGGTGCGGATGGGGATGCGGGTCGAGGCGGTGTGGGTCGACGACGAGGAGCTGGGGCCGACGATGACCAACATCAAGTGGTGGAAGCCCACCGGTGAGCCCGACGCACCGTACGAGTCGTTCCGGGAGCACGTCTGA